The DNA region TATCTGTCTTCAACTATCCTCGGGTAGACGCCGGATGCAATCCGGCGCGGGGGCAGGTGCCCCGATCCGACGGCTGGGCCGGGTGCATCAGCCGGTTGTTGTTTCCTTCAGCTTGTCGATGCCAAGCGACTTGAGCGCCAGGCTTTCATAGAAGGGTTCGGACTGGCCCTTCCTGATCTTGCGGATGAAGTACTTCTCGAAGCCGATCTTGGCCAGATGCACCCATTTGCCGGACGACGACCAGTTCACGTTGCGCGGCGGGATCTGTGGCTGCGCCACGAAGGCGATGCCGCTGTCGCCGAAATCGGCCAGGCAGACCGCGTTCCACGTGCCGACCTGATCGGGCTCGCGCCCGCGCAGGATGTTGCCGATGTTGTGCGCCGTGGCAGTGACCATCGATTCGATCATGAAGCCCGTCTTGGGCACGCCGCAGGGCACCGGGGTCGGTCCCATCGGCGGGATCGCGACGCAGACGCCGACGGCAAAGATGTTGCGATACTTCGGGTTCTGCTGGTGCTTGTCCACGATGGTGAAGCCGCGCGGGTTGGAGAGGCCCTCGATGCCGGAGACCGCCTTGATGCCCCGGAAGGCCGGCAGCATCATCGAGAAGGCGAAGGGCAGTTCCTTTTCTGACTTCACGCTGCCGTCCTCGGCGATTTCCTGGACATGCATCTTGCCGTCTTCGACCTTCGTGACCTTCGTCGAGGTCATCCACTTGATGTGCTTGGCACGCATCTCGGATTCCAAGAGGCCCTTGGTGTCGCCCACGCCATCTAGGCCCAGGTGGCCGACATAGGGTTCGGCGGTGACAAAGGTCATGGGCACCTTGTCGCGGACCTTGGCCCGGCGCAGGGCGGTTTCCAGGATGAAGGTGAATTCATAGGCGGGACCGAAGCAACTGGCGCCCTGGGCTGCGCCGATGATGACCGGGCCGGGCTTCTTGAGAAGCTGCTCGAAGGCGTCCTTGGCCTTCAGCGCGTGGTCGATGTGGCAGACGGACTGGGTATGTCCGCCATGGGGACCGAAGCCTTCGATTTCGTCGAAGGCGAGTTCCGGTCCGGTGGCGATGATGAGATAATCGTAGCTGACCGAGCTTCCATCCACCAGTTCGATGCGGTTCTCGTCCGGGTGCAGTTTCTGGGCGGCCACGGGTTTGAAGTCGATGCCCTTCTTCCGCATGGTGGGGGCAAGGTCGATCGAGATGTCGTCGCGGTCGCGCCAGCCCACCGCCACCCAGGGGTTGGACGGTACGAAGTGATAGACCGGGTCCTTGGTGACCACGGTGATCGTGTCTTCCTTCCGAAGCTGGTCCTTCATCTCGTAGGCCATGATGGCCCCGCCGAGACCGGCCCCAAGTACAACCACATGCGCCATGTCTTCCTCCCAGACAGTCCCTCTGGAAGATAATATACATATGTATTCGTGAATGTGTTAGGTGTATTTTCCTGCCGCGACATTCCGCCCCCGGAAAGCAGAAGGGCCCGCGCACGGCGCGGGCCCTTCCATCAGGCAAATGCCTGGGATCACTTGGGGATATCGCCCTGGATGCCCTCGACGTAGAAGGCCATGCCGAGAAGGTCGCCATCCGGCGCGGTCTGGCCTTCGGCCAGCCAGGGCGAGCCGTCCTGCTTGTTGATCGGGCCGGTGAACGGGTGGTAGGTGCCCGCGGCGATGGCGTCGCGCATCGCCTCGGCCTCGGCCTTCACGTCAGCCGGGACGGCATCGGTGATCTCGCCGATCAGCACTTCGCCGCCGGCGATGCCTTCCCAGGCATCGGCCTGGGCATAGCTGCCGTCCAGAAGGGCGCCCACACGCTTCACATAGTAGGGACCCCAGTTGTCGATGATCGACGAGACGCGGGGGGAGGGCTTGTACTCGGCCATGTCGGAGGCCTGGCCAAAGCCGACGACGGCACCGTTCGTCTTTGCGGCCTCGGCCAGCGGCGCGGTCGAGTCAGTGTGGCTGGCGATGACGTCCACGCCCGCGTCGATGAGGGCCTTGGCCGAGTCTGCCTCTTTCGCAGGGTCGAACCAGGTGTAGGCCCAGACCACGGTAAGCTCGACGTTGGGGTTCACCTTCTTGGCGTGCAGGTAGTAGGAGTTGATCCCCATGATGACTTCGGGGATCGGGAAAGACCCGATGTAGCCGATCTTGTTCGACTTGGTCATGCGCCCGGCGATGGTGCCCTGCACCGCACGGCCCTCATAGAAGCGGGCATTGTAGGTCGAGACATTCGGATGCTCGCGCTTGAAGCCGGTGGCGTGTTCGAACATCACGTTCGGGAACTTGGCGGCGACGGCATTGGTCGCGTCCATGTAGCCGAACGAGGTGGTGAAGATGATGTTGCAGCCGCCAAGCGCCATCTGGGTCAGCACCCGTTCGGCATCGGCGCCTTCCGGCACATTTTCCTGCCAGGCGATTTCAACCTTGTCGCCATAGGCCTTCTGAAGTTCCAGGGCGCCCTGATGGTGCTGGAAGGTCCAGCCGCCGTCGCCGATGGGGCCGACATAGACGAAGCAGGCCTTCACCTTGTCCATTCCGGCGGCGAAGGCGCCGGTGGACAGGCCGAGGCTCAGGCCGAGCGCGGCGGTCGCCAGCAAAGTTCTGCGAAGCATAGCGGTATTTCTCCCCGTTGAGCGGGGGCATGGCGCCCCCGGTGTTTTGTCCCCGTCAGCGCGAGGCGTGAAAGTTCTGTCCCAGGGCGGCCGGCGCGTTCAGCGCAGAGCGGCCGCGGCCAGACGACATGATGACCAGCACCAGGATGGTGATCAAGTAGGGCGCCATCGACAAGTATTCGACCGGGATGGCCGAGCCCGCCGCCTGCAGCCGAAGCTGCAACACGCTGATGCCGCCGAAAAGATAGGCGCCGAGCAGGACGCGCCAGGGCTTCCAGCTGGCGAAGACCACGATGGCCAGCGCGATCCAGCCGGCACCGGCGGTGATGCCGTCCACCCATTGCGGCACGCGCACCAGGCTGACATAGGCGCCGCCCAGGCCCGCCATGGCGCCGCCGAACAGGATGCACAGGAACCGGATGCGCGCCACCTTGTAGCCAAGCGCATGGGCCGCATCGTGGCTTTCGCCCACGGCGCGGATGATGAGGCCGGTGCGGGTGAATTTCAGCACCCACCAGACGAGGGCGACCACGAGGATCGAGACATAGACCATCCAGTCATGGCCCAACAGGATGGGGCCGATCACCGGGATTTCGCCGAGCGGCCCGAAAAGGGCCGTGGTGGGCGGTGGCTTTATGCCGTTGTAGCCCTGGCCCAGCAGACTGGACAGGCCCAGGCCGAAAAGCGTGAGCGCAAGGCCGGTGGCGACCTGGTTGGCCAGGAAGCCAAGCGTCAGAAGCGCGAAGATCGTGGCCAGCGCCGCGCCGCCAAGCGCGCCGCCGACAAATCCCAGGACCGGGCTGCCGGTATTGACCGCTGCAATGAAGCCGCAGATCGCGCCCATGACCATCATGCCCTCGACGCCGAGGTTCAGGACGCCCGACTTCTCGACCACCAACTCGCCGATCGCCGCCAGCATGATCGGCACCGCGGCCACCATGAGGGAGGCGACCAGCGTGACGAGGTTGATGCCGCCCAGATCCATCACGCGATCTCCCGCAGGCCGAACCGCAGCCGGTAGTTGGTGAAGAGGTCCAGCGCCAGGAGGAAGAACAGAAGCATCCCCTGAAAGACCTGGATCGCCGCCGAGGGCAGGCCGAGGTTGGTGGAGGCCATCTCGCCGCCGACATAGGTCAGCGCCATCAGGATGCCCGCCAGCACGATGCCGAGGGGGTTCAGCCGGCCGAGGAAGGCCACGATGATCGCGGTGAAGCCGTAGCCCACGTTGAAATCGATGCTGATCTGGCCGGCCGGGCCCGTGACCTCGAACAGTCCGGCCAGCCCCGCCAGCGCGCCGGAAAGCCCCATGCAAAGGACCACGAGCCTTTGCGGGGCGACCCCGGCAAAGCGCGCGGCGCGCGGCGCCTGGCCCGAGAGGCGGATCTGGAAGCCGATGATGTGACGGCTGAGCAGCACCCAGGCCGCCACCGCCACGACGAAGGCGGCAACGCCGCCCCAGTGCAGGCCGGAGCCGGCGATGAGTTCGGGGTTGGCAGCGGCCGGAAAGCTGGAGAAGTTGCGGCTGCCCGGAAAGCCCATGCCCTCGGGGTTCTTGAGGAACCCGGTGGAGGCCTTGGCGAGGATGGTCTGCGCCACATAGACCAGCATCAGCGAGACGAGGATCTCGTTCGTATTGAAGCGGGTCTTGAGGATCGCGGGGATCATGGCCCAGGCCCATCCGCCCAGGGCGCCGGCCAGCACCATCACCGGGTAGATCAGCCGGTTTTCGGTGGGGAACACCGCCAGTCCCACGGCGGCGCCGACGATGGCGCCCATGATGTACTGGCCCTCGGCGCCGATGTTCCAGATGCCGGCGCGGAAGCCGAGCGACAGGCCGATGGCGATCAGGATCAGCGGCCCCGCCTTCACCAGAAGCTGGCCGCGCAGGTAGAAGGCGAATTCGCCGAACAGCGGGTCCCAAAAGATGGTCTTGATGACGGCGAAGGGGTTGACGCCCATCAGCGCGAAAAGAAGCCCGCCGAAGATCATGGTCAGGATCACCGCGACCACGGGCGTGCCGTACAGCCAGAAGCGCGACGGGATCGGGCGTTTCTCCAGTCTCAGCATGCCGTCGCTCCTGCGCCCCGGCCCTGCCGTGGACAAATTCGTTTGAACGAATTTGCAAATTCCTTCACAGGAATTTGCCGCTTGCTGGCGTCAGTGGCCATGGTGCGCCACCTCCATGCCATGAGCGCCGCCCATCATCAGGCCGATCTGGTCGATGGTCAGCCCCTCGACCGGGCGCGGTTTCGTCAGCCGGCCCGCGTTCAGGACGGCGAAGCTGTCGGCGATTTCCAGAAGCTCGTCCAGGTCCTGGCTGATCACAACCACGCCCGCGCCCTCGGCGGCGCGGTTCAGGATTGCCTGCCGGATCGCCGCCGCGGCGGCAGCATCGACACCCCAGGTCGGCTGGTTGATCACGATCACCTCGGGCGACTGGTCCAGCTCGCGCCCGATCAGAAACTTTTGCAGGTTGCCGCCCGACAGCGCGCGCGCCGCAACGAGGGGGCCGGGGGTGCGCACATCGTAGTCCTTGATCACCTGCTCGGCAAAGGCGCGCGCGCCCGCCCAGTCGATGAAGCCGTGCCGCGTCAGGTGCATGCGGATCGCGCCGGTCAGGAAGGCATTTTCCACAAGCGTCATGTCGGGGGCCGCGGCATGGCCATAGCGGTCTTCGGGGGCGGCCACCAGCCCGGCGCGGCGGCGGTCAGCGGGTCCAAGATCGCCCGCCGCATGGCCGTTGATGCGCACCTTGTCGGCTTCGGTCCGCACCTCACCCGACAGGGCCAGCAGCAGCTCGTCCTGCCCGTTGCCCGCCACCCCGGCGATGCCCAGCACCTCGCCCCGCGCCACGGTGAAACCCACCGACTTCAGCGAGGTGCCGAAAGGGATGGGGCTTTCCACCGAGAGGTCGGTGACGCCCAGCACGACCTCGCCCTTCTCGCCCGGCCGCCGTTCAGGCGGGTTCAGCGTGGCGCCCACCATCATCTCGGCCAGTTCGCGCGCGGTCTTTTCCTTTGGCGTGCAGGTGGCCACCACCTTGCCGCGCCGCAGGATCGTGGCGCCGTCGCAGAGCGAGCGGATCTCTTCCAGCTTGTGGCTGATGTAGAGGATCGCCGTGCCCTCGGCCGACAGCTGCCGCAGGGTGCGGAACAGGATCTCCACTTCCTGCGGTGTCAGCACCGAGGTTGGCTCGTCCATGATCAGGAGCTTTGGGTCCTGCAGCAGGCAGCGGATGATCTCGACCCGCTGACGCTCGCCCGCCGACAAGTCACCCACCATGCGGGATGGGTCCAAAGGCAGGCCGTATTCCTCGCTCACGGCGCGGATGCGGGCGGCCAGTTCGCGCATCGGCGGCGGGTTTTCCATGCCTAGCGCCACGTTCTCGGCTACGTTCAGTGCCTCGAACAGGCTGAAATGCTGGAACACCATGGCCACACCCGCGGCCCGGGCATCGCTTGGCCGGCCGGGGGCGAAATCGCGGCCATTGAACCGCATCTGGCCGGTATCGGGCTTCACGAGGCCGTAAATGATCTTGACCAGCGTGGACTTGCCGGCGCCATTCTCGCCCAGAAGCGCATGAACCTCGCCGGGCCGCACCGTGAAGCCCACGTTGTCGTTGGCAAGGACACCCGGATAGCGCTTGCTGATCCCGGACAGATCGAGGCAGGGGGGGGCGGAAGGGTTCTCCATCGGCGCTCCGTGGCTCAGCCGGCCTGACATCCGGTCGGAAAGTGATGAACGGGCGGCAGGCGCTTGCCTACGCGGCTGGCGGCTGAAGCACTTTCAGGAATTCGCGAAAGACGCGCACTCGGTCTGCATGGGCCGGTGCCGAGGCACCCCGTGCTGTCGCGTCCCGTCAATGCCCCCATCCCCGCAGCTGTGCTTGCTTGATTTTGTGGCAGGCTAGAACGGAAAGCGATCTTGTCACAAGCGATTCAGCGGGCGCACAAGGATAGGCGCGCGCGTGGTGCTTCGTTCCCGAGGCCGGGCGAAGGCGGTCGGCAGCGGGCGAATAAACCGGACGGAACGTGTATTTCCTGAGGAAATGCGCCTCCTGGTGCGGGATGTCGGACGTGCGGCCCACTTTTCGGTGCGGCCCGCGCGATGGGGCCGGGACAGGCCCGGCGCTCAGCGGACGGCCGACCTGCGGCGGGCGTGGACAGGCGTGCCCAATTTCCGTGCATCCTGTTGATCGCTTGGACCGGGAACAGACCGGCACTGAGCGGCCCTGCACCGGCGCTTGCGTCGCGGTCCGATTGCGTCACTCTGAGCGTGACGCATTCGAGGGAGGTGTGACATTGCCTGAACTTGACCACGTCGCCCTGCTGCGCCTTGCCATCGGGGAAAGCCGCAAGGCGCGCGAGGCGGGCAACCATCCCTTTGCCTGCATCCTCGTCGGGCCGGACGGCACGGTGTTGATGACCCAGCACAATGCCTTCATGCCCGACCATGACATGACCGGCCATGCCGAGCGGGTTCTGATGACGCGGGCCTCCACCTCGCTGCCGCACGAGTTGTTGAAGGAGTGCACCATCTATACCTCGGCCGAGCCCTGCGCGATGTGTGCGGGGGCGATCTACTGGACGGGGCTGAAGCGGGTGGTCTTCGGTCTGACCGAGAGGGCGTTGAAGGAGATCACCGGCAACCACCCCGAGAACCCGACGCTGGACCTGCCCTGCGAGGTGGTCTTTGCCGCCGGTCAGCGGAAGGTCGAGGTCATCGGCCCGATGCTGGAGGACGAGGCGGCTGCGGTGCACGAGGGGTTCTGGTCGGCGCCCTAGCCAGCTTCGGTCGCTGCCGCGTTGGCGGGGGCGGAGGAGAGGAACCGGGCGGCCACGCCGATGGCGATGGCCTGGGGGTGTTTCCCCAGGGCAGGGTCGCCGATCGGGCAGGTGATGCGGACGATGGTGTCGGGTGTATGGCCGAGGGCGGCGAGGCGGGAGCGGAAGCGGGCCCATTTGGTGGCCGATCCGATCAGGCCGCAGGCGGCGAAGCCGTGGGTCAGGAGGCGGTGGCAAAGCTCCAGGTCGAGGGCGTGGGAATAGGTCAGGATCAGGTGCTCGGCCGTGGCCGGGGCCTCTGCGACGGCCTCTGCCGGGTCGGGGAGAGCGAGGGGGGTGACGGTCTCCGGCAGGTCCGGGGGGAAGCGGTCGGGGGCCACGTCCACCCAGGTGATGCGGGTGCCGGGCAGGGGGGCGATGACCCCGACCAAGGCGCGGCCAACGTGGCCGGCGCCCCAGATCCAGAGGTCGCGTGTGGGTTCGGCCAGGGGTTCGATGAACCAGCCCTGCAGGAGCAGGGGGCCGGGGCGGGCGCCTTCTGCGCGGGCGCGGTCGAGGAGGCGGGCGACGGCAAGGGGCAGGGGGCGGCCGTCCACGGCGCGGGCGATGAGGCCGGACTGGGGGACGGGCAGGGTCGCGGGGTCGTGGACCTCGGTCAGGACCGTGACCGCCCCGCCGCAGCACTGGCCGAGGTTGGGGCCGAGGGCCTGGCGGTCGACGCGCCGGCCGCCTTGGGCCAGCAGGGCGCGGGCGCGGGTGGTGGCCTCCCATTCCAGGGCGCCGCCGCCGATGGTGCCCTCTTGCCCCCCGTCCCAGACCAGCATGGCGGCCCCGGTCTCGCGGGGGGAGGAGCCGTCGTGGGCGGCGATGACCACGCGGGCGACCCGGCCGTGCCGGGCCACGGCGCGGGTGAGGGCGGCGAGGTCAAACATGGGGGGCGTCCGAGCTCGGACGCTTGGGTGGATTAAGGAAAATCAATGGGTTGCGGGCGCGGTTTAACTTGGACTTAAGGATTGTCTGCGCGGGGATGGGGAACTGCCCCCCTCCCCTCGCCGCAAGGCAGTGCCTTGTGCCCCACAGGGGGGAGGGGAGGCGCAGGTGGGTTGACCGGAGTGCCTGGAGGGCTGGGTTGCCCGCGGCCATCGCCGCGGGCACAGGGGGACGGATGCCACAAGACCGCCCGTGCGCCCGGCGCACGGGCCGCGCCTGCCCGCCCCTTGGCAGGCGCGAAGACGCGCCCGCCCAGGCAGGCGCGCCCCGTGCTTCTAGCGCTCGGGGAAATCCGACAGCCCCTTGGCGATTTGCCGGCAAATCGCCAACGCGCCGGTCGGACGTCCACTGGACGTCCGCCTCGTCGGCGCGGGAAGCAGGATGCGGGGTGGAGGGTAGGATGGGCAGTATTGCCCATCCTACGGGAGAATCACACATTTCCCCGCACCCGCTGGATGGCCTGCAGCACCCGCTCTGCCGTCGCGGGAGCTTCCAGCGCGGGATAGACCGAACCGTCGCCGCAGGCGGCCACGGCATCGGACAGGGCGAGGAAGGCCGAGATGCCCAGCATGAAGGGCGGCTCGCCCACGGCCTTGGACTTGCCCACGGTATCTTCGCCATTCGGGCGGCCCCAGAGGGCCACGTTGAACACCGGAGGGCGGTCGGAGCAGGCGGGGATCTTGTAGGTGGAAGGCGCGTGCGTCATCAGCCTGCCCTTGCCGTCCCAGACCAGTTCCTCGGTCGTGAGCCAGCCTGCGCCCTGCACATAGGCGCCTTCGACCTGGCCGATGTCGATGGCCGGGT from Neotabrizicola shimadae includes:
- a CDS encoding NAD(P)/FAD-dependent oxidoreductase yields the protein MAHVVVLGAGLGGAIMAYEMKDQLRKEDTITVVTKDPVYHFVPSNPWVAVGWRDRDDISIDLAPTMRKKGIDFKPVAAQKLHPDENRIELVDGSSVSYDYLIIATGPELAFDEIEGFGPHGGHTQSVCHIDHALKAKDAFEQLLKKPGPVIIGAAQGASCFGPAYEFTFILETALRRAKVRDKVPMTFVTAEPYVGHLGLDGVGDTKGLLESEMRAKHIKWMTSTKVTKVEDGKMHVQEIAEDGSVKSEKELPFAFSMMLPAFRGIKAVSGIEGLSNPRGFTIVDKHQQNPKYRNIFAVGVCVAIPPMGPTPVPCGVPKTGFMIESMVTATAHNIGNILRGREPDQVGTWNAVCLADFGDSGIAFVAQPQIPPRNVNWSSSGKWVHLAKIGFEKYFIRKIRKGQSEPFYESLALKSLGIDKLKETTTG
- a CDS encoding BMP family ABC transporter substrate-binding protein — translated: MLRRTLLATAALGLSLGLSTGAFAAGMDKVKACFVYVGPIGDGGWTFQHHQGALELQKAYGDKVEIAWQENVPEGADAERVLTQMALGGCNIIFTTSFGYMDATNAVAAKFPNVMFEHATGFKREHPNVSTYNARFYEGRAVQGTIAGRMTKSNKIGYIGSFPIPEVIMGINSYYLHAKKVNPNVELTVVWAYTWFDPAKEADSAKALIDAGVDVIASHTDSTAPLAEAAKTNGAVVGFGQASDMAEYKPSPRVSSIIDNWGPYYVKRVGALLDGSYAQADAWEGIAGGEVLIGEITDAVPADVKAEAEAMRDAIAAGTYHPFTGPINKQDGSPWLAEGQTAPDGDLLGMAFYVEGIQGDIPK
- a CDS encoding ABC transporter permease, whose product is MDLGGINLVTLVASLMVAAVPIMLAAIGELVVEKSGVLNLGVEGMMVMGAICGFIAAVNTGSPVLGFVGGALGGAALATIFALLTLGFLANQVATGLALTLFGLGLSSLLGQGYNGIKPPPTTALFGPLGEIPVIGPILLGHDWMVYVSILVVALVWWVLKFTRTGLIIRAVGESHDAAHALGYKVARIRFLCILFGGAMAGLGGAYVSLVRVPQWVDGITAGAGWIALAIVVFASWKPWRVLLGAYLFGGISVLQLRLQAAGSAIPVEYLSMAPYLITILVLVIMSSGRGRSALNAPAALGQNFHASR
- a CDS encoding ABC transporter permease, with amino-acid sequence MLRLEKRPIPSRFWLYGTPVVAVILTMIFGGLLFALMGVNPFAVIKTIFWDPLFGEFAFYLRGQLLVKAGPLILIAIGLSLGFRAGIWNIGAEGQYIMGAIVGAAVGLAVFPTENRLIYPVMVLAGALGGWAWAMIPAILKTRFNTNEILVSLMLVYVAQTILAKASTGFLKNPEGMGFPGSRNFSSFPAAANPELIAGSGLHWGGVAAFVVAVAAWVLLSRHIIGFQIRLSGQAPRAARFAGVAPQRLVVLCMGLSGALAGLAGLFEVTGPAGQISIDFNVGYGFTAIIVAFLGRLNPLGIVLAGILMALTYVGGEMASTNLGLPSAAIQVFQGMLLFFLLALDLFTNYRLRFGLREIA
- a CDS encoding ABC transporter ATP-binding protein, with product MENPSAPPCLDLSGISKRYPGVLANDNVGFTVRPGEVHALLGENGAGKSTLVKIIYGLVKPDTGQMRFNGRDFAPGRPSDARAAGVAMVFQHFSLFEALNVAENVALGMENPPPMRELAARIRAVSEEYGLPLDPSRMVGDLSAGERQRVEIIRCLLQDPKLLIMDEPTSVLTPQEVEILFRTLRQLSAEGTAILYISHKLEEIRSLCDGATILRRGKVVATCTPKEKTARELAEMMVGATLNPPERRPGEKGEVVLGVTDLSVESPIPFGTSLKSVGFTVARGEVLGIAGVAGNGQDELLLALSGEVRTEADKVRINGHAAGDLGPADRRRAGLVAAPEDRYGHAAAPDMTLVENAFLTGAIRMHLTRHGFIDWAGARAFAEQVIKDYDVRTPGPLVAARALSGGNLQKFLIGRELDQSPEVIVINQPTWGVDAAAAAAIRQAILNRAAEGAGVVVISQDLDELLEIADSFAVLNAGRLTKPRPVEGLTIDQIGLMMGGAHGMEVAHHGH
- a CDS encoding nucleoside deaminase; the protein is MPELDHVALLRLAIGESRKAREAGNHPFACILVGPDGTVLMTQHNAFMPDHDMTGHAERVLMTRASTSLPHELLKECTIYTSAEPCAMCAGAIYWTGLKRVVFGLTERALKEITGNHPENPTLDLPCEVVFAAGQRKVEVIGPMLEDEAAAVHEGFWSAP
- the xdhC gene encoding xanthine dehydrogenase accessory protein XdhC; translated protein: MFDLAALTRAVARHGRVARVVIAAHDGSSPRETGAAMLVWDGGQEGTIGGGALEWEATTRARALLAQGGRRVDRQALGPNLGQCCGGAVTVLTEVHDPATLPVPQSGLIARAVDGRPLPLAVARLLDRARAEGARPGPLLLQGWFIEPLAEPTRDLWIWGAGHVGRALVGVIAPLPGTRITWVDVAPDRFPPDLPETVTPLALPDPAEAVAEAPATAEHLILTYSHALDLELCHRLLTHGFAACGLIGSATKWARFRSRLAALGHTPDTIVRITCPIGDPALGKHPQAIAIGVAARFLSSAPANAAATEAG